In Leisingera sp. NJS204, the DNA window CCGGCGCAATCCGCTCCATCAAATCGCCATGGAAGACACCGTTGAGCAAACGCCCAGCGATCGAAACACATGTCAAAATGATCAGAAGAGTGAGGACCGCACCGCCCAGGTAGGCCATGGATTTGGCCAGCCGCATCATGAGCTTGTGCATTATTCAGTTGCCTTATTCCGGTATGCAAAGGGCCGCAGTGCCAATGCCGTGCGGCCCTTCACTTTTATCAATCAAAACGCCTTACTGATACTGCGGCGTGTATTTCTCGATCAGCCCGCTGGCTTCTTCGATCAGCGCATTGCCGTCGATACCCTTTTCGGCCATGTCGGCGATCCACTTGTCGTAGATCGGCTGCGAGCGTTCACGCCAGACGGCAGTCTGTTCTTCGTCCAGGGTGATCACAGTGTTGCCCAGATCCAGCGCCATCTCGCGTGAGGGACCATCCGAATCCGCCTGGGTGCCGCCGGCAAAGACCGAGAATTCCAAGCCGGAGTTTTCGTCGATCGCCTTCTTCAGGTCATCCGGCAGGCTCTCATACTTCTCTTTGTTCATCGCCAGAACAAAGGTCAGCGTATACAGCGCCTTGCCAGTGAACTCAGTGTGGTTCTCCACCAGCTCCGGGACCTTCAGCGCCGCCGTCACTTCCCACGGAATGGTGGTGCCGTCGATCACGCCCTTGGACAGGCCTTCCGGAATAGCCGGAACCGGCATCCCCACCGGGGTTGCACCCAGCTCAGTCAGCAATGCGTTGACCGACCGGCCACCGCCGCGGATCTTCATGCCTTCCAGATCTTCAGGCGTTTCCACCGGGTCGGCGGTGTGGATTAAGCCGGGTCCATGCACCCAGGTGCCCAGAATGTGGACATCCTTGAACTCGGTGTCCTTCATGTGCTTGTCGAACATTTCCCAATAGGCGTGCGACACGGCGCGCGCATTGGTCATCATGAATGGCAGCTCGAACACTTCGGTTGAAGGGTAGCGGCCCGGGGTATAGCCTACTACGGTCCAGACGATATCCGCCACGCCATCAATGGCCTGATCCATCAGCTCAGGCGGCTTGCCCCCCAGTTGCATCGACGGGAAGCGATCAACCTTGATGCGCCCGCCCGAGGATTCCTCGACGTTGTCCGCCCAAACATCCAGGATCAGTTTCGGCACGTTTGCCTGTGCCGGCAGGAACTGGTGCAGTTTCAGGGTCACCTCCTGAGCAAATGCCGGCATTGCGCCGAACATTGCCAAGGCCGCTGCCCCCGCTGCCCCCAATAGCTTTCTCCGAGTAGTCATGTCTGTCCTCCCTTAGACCAAATTATTTGCAGGGCCCGCCGCTCTCGCAACATTACTGCGGCAGATGGCAGAATTCTTTCCGTATCCGCCACCAAGGCCCCTCGCAGGGTTCGTTTTACGAACCAGTTGCCCCCCTGCTATTAGGTGCATTTGTAACTATCAACAGCGGATCATGCATTTTCCACTCATGAAATCTGCC includes these proteins:
- a CDS encoding TRAP transporter substrate-binding protein; translated protein: MTTRRKLLGAAGAAALAMFGAMPAFAQEVTLKLHQFLPAQANVPKLILDVWADNVEESSGGRIKVDRFPSMQLGGKPPELMDQAIDGVADIVWTVVGYTPGRYPSTEVFELPFMMTNARAVSHAYWEMFDKHMKDTEFKDVHILGTWVHGPGLIHTADPVETPEDLEGMKIRGGGRSVNALLTELGATPVGMPVPAIPEGLSKGVIDGTTIPWEVTAALKVPELVENHTEFTGKALYTLTFVLAMNKEKYESLPDDLKKAIDENSGLEFSVFAGGTQADSDGPSREMALDLGNTVITLDEEQTAVWRERSQPIYDKWIADMAEKGIDGNALIEEASGLIEKYTPQYQ